The DNA window ttctttattttctcgtTTTCAATTTTAACGAGCTTATTAAATTATTCATAGATTTTGCAAGGTGACCAAGGAAATGGGAGAAAAAATAGTGGGTGGTCTAACTAATCCATGTTTTGTTATTCACGGCTTTCGGATTTGATGGATTTatctatatatttaattttatagtgCACAACGCGGTTTAAAAGATCTCAATCCTTGTATGAGATGATGCTCAATTGTGGACATGTCTGATCGATAGGTGTGGATGTGCGCAATAAGCTAAGATTAAAAATTTGTGGCTTGTTATTTTGATGATAGAAAATGGTGTCACTCAGTTTATTTGAGTTAATAAACAGCAGCACTGATCGATTTTTCTGCGTTTACCAGTTATATTTGGCTACTCTGATATGGAAGGGGTTTTAGGGTAGGGTCAGGTGGAAGTTGGTCCATGTTGGATTGGTTTATTTTGCATCAAACGCAAAACTTCAAACCTTGAACTGAGTAACAGGGACTGGTTTAGATGATTTATGGTTCACTTCATTTATGAGTTTACATATTGTCACTTTCGCGATTATTCATGAACTTTGAGACGAACCATTGTGATTCAATAGTTGCCAGATTTTTTTAATCACCATTTTCTTTGGGATCTATTACTTAGTGCTGGACTCATCTccccattttttttattgtgtggCGCAGATTGATGAAAATGTCAAGAGAGAAATCATTAATCACAGGTCTTTGAGACACCCTAACATTGTTAGGTTTAAGGAGGTTGGTGTACTTTACAcattgacattgtatctgtattGAAGTGGGTGAACGATATGTGACCTTATATGTAATTTCACTCAGGTTATTCTAACACCTACGCATCTGGCCATTGTAATGGAATATGCATCTGGAGGAGAACTGTTTGAGCGAATCTGCAATGCTGGGCGCTTCTCTGAGGATGAGGTTCTTACACTATTTATATACTGTTTCTACACTGGCcagtttttcaatcatatttgTTCCATATCTAACTTGCCAACCCATTTTCATATGCTGCAGGCTCGTTTCTTCTTTCAACAACTCATATCTGGGGTCAGCTACTGCCATGCAATGGTAACTAAATGTTCCTCTTTTTCCACTGGCTGATTTAAGTTGTATTCTATCTACACCAGTTCTGGACTGTAGTTTAGGACTTAAGGTTAAGTATTAGTCTTCTCAACATCAAATCTGATCTATCAGTcttgttaaattatttattcttgaagcaAGTTTGTCACCGGGACCTGAAGTTGGAGAACACTTTGCTGGATGGAAGCCCAGCACCACGTTTGAAGATATGCGATTTTGGCTACTCCAAGGTCAGGGTTTCTATGTTTTCCTGGTGTAATTGGTTAGGCAATCTTTTGTTTACCTTTAAACGATTCTCTGTCATAAATTTTAATGCATATTTCTGCAACCATTTTGTATACAGTCCTGAACTAGTATGCTTCTGACttatgttttcttctcttttaaaaggaaaattatAGTTACTTTGCTTTTCATATTTAGATCACCATATGGAATTGGATAGCTTGTTAGCTATCTAATGTAATTTAAGTAATTTGGGATACTGGGATGAAGTAATACTGCATGAAATTTCTAGGTGAATTTTGGTAGTCTGAATTCTTTGATGAACTATTTTTTCATCATGCATTCACATGTACTATAGTTGACTTGTCTAATGTAAGGCTATATCTACAACTTTGATTAGAAAAGGTCAAAAGGATACTTCATCAACTATCTAGCAGTGGAAGTGGTGATAATCTGCTTGGGAATTAGAGAGGgtcaaatttgaatttcaggtgaaaactGGAAAAATTGGTCCCTGAATCTGTTCTGGTGTGTGAATTTGCTTCTGTAGTTATCTCTGTTTTGCATATAGGTGCATCAAGAAAATTTCTAACAAAGACAATCTTTGGAGGTACATGGCTTAGACATAACTCGCATTAAGATAGAATTATATGGAGTGTAAGTACAACAACATGGTAATGGGGAACTCTTACATAGAAGTGAAAATGGGAAAGCCATTATATGATCTTGATTGTATTATTCAAGACAATGGGGAAATAGAGAATGATGTAAACCGCAGGATTCAAGCTAGTTGGTCAAAGGGGAGGAGGGCTTCATATGTGACATAAAAATACCTTAACACTTTAGAGTAAGTTTTATCATATTGCCACTAGACCAACTATGTTGTATGAAATAGTGTTAGGCGGTAAAGGGTAACATGAACATAAGCTTAGTGTGGTCGAAATGAGGATTTTTAGACAAATGAGTGGTTATACGTGAATGGACGAAATAAGGAACAGGGACAAAAGAGAAGGTTGGAGTGTTACCTATTGTTAAAATGACGATGGAATCTTGTTCTACGTGGTTTGAATGTATTGTATCGGGAGAAGACCAGCGGAGCATCTGATCAGGAGGGTAGCAAATGGAAGATAGACAAGTGGTTAAGGGTAAAGGGATACCTAAGAAGACTTTGGATAAGGTAGTAAAGAGAGATCTAAGCATAAATGggcttaatatatatttatggcAAGGCGAAATAACATGGTTTGATCCACGTAGTCAACCCCACCTACCCCTTTCTTATGTTGTTAAGTCAATTATACTTGTAGCTGTGTTTTCACCTTGAGGTGCTTCAAGTTTGTTGTAATCCTGTGGGTTAATTGACTTTGTTCTTAGTTCCCTTCTGGCGTGCAAGAATGCTATCATTAGTCCCTTAATCTAATAGAGGGTTTTAGAGCTTTTCTATATCTTACAGATTTGATTTATCTTGTTCTTTGCAGTCTTCGGTGCTTCATTCACAACCAAAGTCAACAGTTGGTACTCCAGCTTATATAGCTCCAGAAGTATTGCTGAAGCAAGAGTATGATGGCAAGGTAGTATTTAGTTTCACAGTTTTGTTCCTTTTCTGTATAAATGTTTACTCTCACATTTGTTTTGgaatgaactttttgttttgtAAACTTGTCATAATTAAGAGGGATGCTATCATGCTATAAGGATCTAAAAAGCAATGTTATTTTGATGTGGACCAATTCAGGTTGCAgcaatatttgaaaaatattagttaCTATTCTATAGCTCTTACATCTTTATCTTAGATTTCTTTCTTGTGTTGGGTAGAAACCAGGGTATCCACCCCCAATAGTGGTgactaattaattaagtggaTTAATTTACATGATGCATCATTTTCCTTATAACTTAATAGATCATTCAtttataatgatgatgatggtgatgatgatgatggtaccatcatcatcatgatggCAGATAAATAGATATATGATGTTCTcaattgtttttaaattatttatttataaaaataggtCTGCACCTAGTTTTCGGGTTGGTTTGacatatatttaatattcaaTTCAATATCTGAATCTTAACAATTGCTCTAGTTCAGCACTTGCAGACACCTGTTATtgataattagttaattacccTTTCCTTCACAATTGGTTATAAATTTGTTGCATCTGCTCTGCTGAGTTtgtctttaatgcaattttcaATACTGGTAGATAAGCCCAGGTGTGAAAATTGGATTGAATATTGTAAAAAATGCTCCACATCGCTCGCTAATGGGTTTCTGTTTCTGTGTTTCTATGCATTTAATACCAGATTGCAGATGTCTGGTCATGTGGAGTAACTTTATATGTGATGCTAGTGGGAGCATATCCTTTTGAAGATCCTAGTGAACCAAAGGATTTCAGGAAGACAATTCAGGTAGATCAGTTCTCAAGTTGTTTGCTCATTTTCTTCagattatttttctaattctgATTGCTTTAACAAACTGTGTGTGGTTGCTTTCTTGCAGAGAATTCTCAGTGTCCAGTATTCCATTCCAGACTTTGTTCAGATATCTCCTGAATGTCGCCACCTTATCTCAAGGATCTTTGTTTTTGACCCTGCAGAGGTAATTTCTATTTCAAATAATTGAGCA is part of the Arachis duranensis cultivar V14167 chromosome 1, aradu.V14167.gnm2.J7QH, whole genome shotgun sequence genome and encodes:
- the LOC107486667 gene encoding serine/threonine-protein kinase SRK2I — its product is MDRAAVTVGPGMDMPIMHDSDRYDLVRNIGSGNFGIARLMQDKQTKELVAVKYIERGDKIDENVKREIINHRSLRHPNIVRFKEVILTPTHLAIVMEYASGGELFERICNAGRFSEDEARFFFQQLISGVSYCHAMQVCHRDLKLENTLLDGSPAPRLKICDFGYSKSSVLHSQPKSTVGTPAYIAPEVLLKQEYDGKIADVWSCGVTLYVMLVGAYPFEDPSEPKDFRKTIQRILSVQYSIPDFVQISPECRHLISRIFVFDPAERITMSEIWNHEWFLKNLPADLMDEKIMGNQFEEPDQPMQSIDTIMQIISEATIPAAGAYSLDQFMADNIDMDDDIDELESESELDIDSSGEIVYAM